From the Lycorma delicatula isolate Av1 chromosome 4, ASM4794821v1, whole genome shotgun sequence genome, the window tatttaataaataataaaatacagtgttGATCATGAATCAACATTTGTTGTGTTGATCCATGATTGCCAACTGTTATATGCTGATTTAACGTTATCATGATTTCAACTGTTGCACTGGCCTTTGGCATCATTACTTGGTGTACAGAACAGTCTGTTACGAAACTAGTGTGATTTATGAATTTCTTAATTTACTCGTATACTTACTGTAGTGACAGACATACATTACCATACTGAATTTTCATTCATTGATGAATTTTGACAGAATTCACCTCTTGCATCTCAAAAAACGGTTGACAGAACACTTTTACTCTTTGGTGGCTAATGTTAAGGTATTAAGACTTATGTgagataataatgaaataatgtaatagtgaatctactaaaatattttagaacCATACCAAATGTTTCATCTGTATTACAAGTTCtagatcaaaaattattttttagagaccttaattttttagaaccaattcctttttttgtaactgGATCTCAGACCATAGCTTAATAGCTTGGgacattatgtaaattttttttataattattaatttatcacattaataaatcttctttttatgCTACTCTCTTAACATAACTTTTATtcaatgaaaagttttttgtatGATGCTTTTAaatcttttggaattttttatatttttagcacTTAACATCTCTTATATTTTATAGATGGAAACATTTCTTAAGTTGACTGCAGCAGactttattttcagataaaggttaaaaaaattcttcctgtGGGGTAATGTAACTGTGAGATAAGTAGTTTGAGATAACCAAGTAATAGTTTTACATAACTTAATATCTTAAATtccatttagagtaaatatttgtatgatacattcatttatattttgatgGTTTTCAGTTATTAAGCTAGTTTTTTCTAACTGAAggctacattaaaataattgtgaataagctgataatatttataacattacaaatTACACGTCTTCCCACAGTACATGACATTCCTAAATTTCATTCTCCTGAAATTTATTCGGTATATCTGATATGTATTCTAGAATGTGCAGGACATCCAGGAAATatcctgaaatatttaaaatatcatgaaCATCCTGACAGAAGCAGGATGTCAGTGGGATACTGATTCTCCATGGGACACATATAGCTGTGTAAcatcttacaaaaaatataaactcctcagcacatttaaaaattctttaattggagaaaaaagaaaaaagatgaattttgaataataaacttAGCTGGTCAGTAATTTATGTATCTAGACCttttaaatgtagttaaaaggTGCACAGATAAATCTTTTAACCCtaggttttaatgatttttaaaaatatttaatatatatgcatTATGATTTAACAAACTGgcaataacttttacttttttgttttgatttgcctaatatatatatattattattattaaataagctgTTGCCAGTATTATTCTTTACATACTCAGAAAACTGATGGCAGCTGTCATGAttgaattattgtatatattttactctGCTTTTTGATTCCAGTTACTTTCAACGTATAAGTTTTCTTTTGAATTTGGGTCCATGATGATTggcatgataattattttaaatttaaaactatcaacATCTATTTAAAGATCATAAGTTTTGCACTACATTAAtaagtgattttatataaataactgaatttaatgtatgtgatactaaaaaatataacctaacaAACTTAACATACTTACATTTATAGTAGTGTTCGTTTGATATCCCGTGGATTTTTCTGTGAAATCTAAAGTCATATCCTGAGGATGTCCCAGGGGTTATAATACCAGATTTCTATAATATCTTATGGGATGCCCTACAGCTATCATGTAGGCACATCCCTACATGATAGCTGTAGGGATGTGCTCATAGTATTGAAGGACTTGTAAGTAATGCCCCAGGATATTCTCTATATTCTGCTAGGACATCTGTCAGTTATCCTATGGACATTCTTATGCTTGTGGGTTTCATTTTACCAATTTCAGATTTAATCCTGCTAAGTTGCTGAAATTTTAActctattgttttttattaatcactTTAATTGTCGGTTGATCAGTCAATAAAGTCTGAGTGATGACCAGTTCATTACTCTCCTTTCGagtatcaatattaattaaatttttttattatgttaactaCTATAGTAACCAGATGTATCTGAGACACTTGTGTATTCatgaatcataatttaaaaatgttccatTCTGAGTAATTTGAAAATCAATCTTCTTATTTGTTAAAGAAAGTGTAAAATGAGTATTCATAACCCTATGAATACTCATTTGTATGACCACAACTTATCTAATGACTAAGTGGACCTGAAAATGATTCAatttctacgtttttttttactgcttgaaacattattatgtttttaaacagtaaattgattattgtttataTCTATTACACACATGATGTCTGAAGATAATTATAGAGGTTTATATGAAGATGGGTATTTTTGGTCATTGAATCAGCACCTTatcgtttaataaaaagtttatgacactgtatataataatatcaCAATATAGGCAAAACCATGATGAGACTGtctatgtaaatgtaaattattaaattctgctatgcctaatttttcttattagaaaattatatacgaggtgctacccaaaagttcggagaatttttaatttttgggcaaggtcaggcgaatagggtgggtggggaatcactaccgtcttttggaagccaagaaattccgaacgactagcgatgtgtgcgcgggcgcgttatcatggtgcagaacccagctgttgttaccccacagatctgaacgtttgcgtctaatgctttcacgtaaccgcttcacaatagaacatcccattgacagttttaccaagaggaacaaattccttatggataatgcctttgatgtcgaaaaaacaatcatcatgtaCTTCAcattgctgcgaacttggcgtgcttttttggccgcggtgaacttggcgacgactgctgcttagtttcagggtcatacccgtacacccatgtctcatcacctcATCTCTTGCTGAacttttcaattcactacagacagctacgcgattttgtttctggtcgctgttcaacagtctcggtacgaattttgcagcaatgcgtccgtctcatgttcaaattgtcagACAAGATGCGTTAAACGGatccatatgacatttgtacgattgcacaaacatcatgcattgtttgtctacgatctgcaacaacagcctctcgcactttcgcgatgttttccggtgttgcgcttgttgatggtcttcctgaacactcatcgtcatcgactgtcgttcatccatctttgaatcgtttgtaccacaaaaaaatttacttttactcatagcattgtcaccaaatgcttccacaagcataggatgggtttctgcaccagttttttaagcatgaagcaaaatttgatgcaggttctttgctctttaaaatctgccatttagaacttcgccgaagcagtaaaacacaacgttacacaaccgcacgaaagtcaacaatgcagtctctcaccgtcacagctgttggaacactgattcacaaagagtactgttagcaacatctagcggcagcaggtcgtaccagcaatggttcgcgcgcgaaattcaaattccccgaacttttgggtagcacctcgtatatatatatatatatatatatatattttttttttaattatgaaaaccaATGTTCAACTATTTTTTAGTGGATGAGATAAATGGTAATTGTTTACTATTATGGCATCATGTTAAACttttctaatattgtaaaatattagaaaactaGCAGAGACAAGATGTATATGTAGTCTAACGGTTGGAAAGACAAAGTAATGTTATTCGAAGGTTCAATTGTACTATTATCTTATCAATATAGATATTTTACACAGCACAATTGCATTGAGGCTAACTCTGGTGTCTGTCATTGCTTTGTATTCTAATTAAGGTTGTGCAAGTCCAAagatacttaaaacatttttattttcattgtgcaACAAGAAAATTGAAATGCAAGAAAAActgggtaaattaaaaaaaaaaaccataagttAATACAGATCACATATAAATGTCTGGAGTCTGACTGATATGAACCTAAATAACTGAGTATTCCATTGTAATTAAGGTATAACGATTGTGAACAATATGCTGAAGAATGTATTGATGCAATGCAGTATTGAACTTTCACAATTATGGAGTATGTGATTTTAAAACCATGCCCAACAAGTAAATTTTGGGTAATATCAACCAAAATAATACTGCTCAAATTCACCCTATTTAGGAATCTTAAACATCATTTTGTCAAGCATTTAgccaaatttatgtttaaaatgatttgtaaTGAATATGAAACCCATTTTAACAATCTTTCTGCAATAACAGAGCTCTACAGTTGCCATTGCTCAGTACTGCAGGAAAAATTACATAGCATAACTAACCAGGGACCAATGTTTCTTCAGACGAAGAAAGAGGTAATTCCAAACTTTGAAAGTGTTAAAACTATTGAATAGTAATCATTAGGaagtattattatgaatattaacaaaattaaacatggtGTCCTGGTAGTAAGTAATTAACGATAATGTTTTAAGTATACTGAAGATGAATTGTAACTTTCCATTCCCAGGAGGATGCTAACAACAGTATAAACTCCTTTGTCCAGATCTTATTAATCTAGACATCCAAGATCATTACGATTTGGCtagacaaattttttaatcatacattagttatttttaataaaaattaaaaactcattttaataattttcatcaagatttttattttgagttgATAAAGTGAAATTCACAtgatagaatgaatttttttaaaattggtaaatttagtttttcatatttaatcattagtagattaaaattatattatatagacTCATCAGTTAATTCATATGTTTAGGTATGAGTGTAgcctttttttgtataatgacaaTAGCACATTGAACTTACCAAACTATCATTTGAAAAACTAAAGGTGATCTAATTACTTTACTGAAAATCTTCACAGTACCCAATAAAATGAGTCTTGTCTATGTCTGATTTTTTATAGTTGGAAGTGttgttatttatataagataCACTCATAAATACATACAATTGATCACTAAGTGTGATTAGTTGCCATGGTGATTTAGTTGCCAGAAGTGGTTGATATACTCATACCAAAGTCCTGGGTATATGTTTTATCatgaacttattttcatttgcagGTAGTCATTTTAGTACCTGggcattaaagtaaaatattgagaCTACTGATAATATTTGGTGGCTATGAGATAACACattgacaatattaaaaatcttttattacgtggtttttatattttaattgttatacaaTGGTTCAGCTAGCCAAGCCTTGATCTGAGAAACGTAATTATTAAAGCCAAGCACCTCTAATGTAGCCTGCcgaagtaagattttttttatgtcaccaACAATGGTGTATTTATCTGTTCACATCATTACAGAGAAAAAATCTATACCATATATgaagtaatgttaaaaaacattaacGTTCCAAACCTTATGTGTATGATATCTCATTTTTAGGTAAACAACTATTTTCAAGTATGTATAAAAaagtcacaaataaaaaaaacattaaaaacaaaaataaagttatatttttccataattctggatacgttttaatttaattataaacatcacCATAATCTTTTTACCTTTGCTGCATTTTGTTTAAGAATGATTTTCCatgataaaaatcataaactgcttaaaacaaaatcatattaaataaagtctaatttttaaagcattttagaTACAgcattaattatcaaaatactaATGACACATTTATAatgttacttttataacttttaattataaaaaaatcagtacatCGATGCATAaccattaatattaatgtatatatatatatatatatatatatatatatttttaaaatattaatggtcagtttttcttttttttattaaaaatatttcctaatattatattaataattactgatgTCATACATCTAAATGTGATTTTTTCATCAGTCCAAAGTATACTGCTAACTGTCTACTTCTATATGCAATTTCATCTTGCATAAGAGAAAAACACATGGCAATAACAGCAagtccaaataataaatatatacaacaagCGATAAGTTGTAAATGTCCTTCTTTGCTATCTGAACCAGATATTTGTAATGATTTACCAGGCACAAGATCACCGAAACCGATTGTTGAAagtgtcacaaaacaaaaataagcaCTATCAAGATAACTCCAATTTTCCCATGAGGCGAACACAATCGAACCTATACTAATATAAACAATGAGCACCAGTAGTACTAGGATTGGTGGCACTCTAATAGATGTTGGCACTGTAGCTGAAGATGAAGATGACGTCCGAAAGGGAGGTGGAGGTGTTGGAGCACGCCGTGGTGAATTACGCCAAATCAGTGGCATACGAGATGGTGTATCATGAGTAACCATACTCCTGTAAAAAGAGAAGTATTAATTGGGAGTTTCATACTTGAAATGACTGAAGGAAATATGCTTTATTAGAGTAATACTGAAATATACTTGGctgaacaaatatatttataaacttttttcacattctattgtataaaataattgttcac encodes:
- the LOC142322962 gene encoding uncharacterized protein LOC142322962, translating into MVYAIIGVPLMLICLSNLGSLLAEAFQCLYAYTCTCICCDHSSTESLSHVHRHIAVDDDADHVSSNKKTRRECDGNGPRTAPHPRSTLVAVGSRCGKPVCSLTPETHQQFYNKNPDYSQNDSEDEEPDNSRGSMVTHDTPSRMPLIWRNSPRRAPTPPPPFRTSSSSSATVPTSIRVPPILVLLVLIVYISIGSIVFASWENWSYLDSAYFCFVTLSTIGFGDLVPGKSLQISGSDSKEGHLQLIACCIYLLFGLAVIAMCFSLMQDEIAYRSRQLAVYFGLMKKSHLDV